The proteins below are encoded in one region of Streptomyces ficellus:
- a CDS encoding putative bifunctional diguanylate cyclase/phosphodiesterase, with amino-acid sequence MSMPVRPSGSAAEPDGLEDRLQRFATIWSRAVFPVTATSLTRSEVEQHLLPLARDLCAALHAWPFDPAPAHRVGAALVAAHCTDPDALSRSLGVVDSYLVLYCGGDGEGGAAEELRARCARLQHALAAGFAQALRERTLVEQEAIARSALMARSFAEQALHATEARFRAVFEGAAVGIGIADLDGNILEVNGALTRMFGGLEHHVRGRRVSEWVHPEDAPHVWKLYGELVRGEREDFRVEKPFYRGDGTVLWTNLTVSLLRDAEGRPQYQLALMEDTTERRLLNLRLRYEATHDALTGLPNRTLFFERLDKVLTAPDGTRFGLCYLDLDGFKAINDSLGHAAGDRLLVEVADRLQSVATGPGEMVARLGGDEFVALTTGADTEQQADELAHRILAALSTPVRLDGRELTVRGSVGVVEGPAGERGPAEVLRSADITMYRAKSRGGNRFERADPEADARAITRHGLTTALPAALDRGEFFIEYQPLVHLGDGSVHGAEALVRWCHPQHGVLGPDRFIPLAEHTGLIVPLGRWVLQEAVRQARFWNRSHADGGPLRINVNLSPTQLHHPNLVADTVDVLERSGLDPGALCLEVTESALIGADEDLLKPLRQLADMGVDIALDDFGTGYSNLANLRRLPVSVLKLDRSFTQSMQQHPIDPVDLKIVEGIVSLAHSLELAVTVEGVETGAQAEQLRELGCDTAQGWYYARPGAPDRIHSLVLADAV; translated from the coding sequence TTGAGCATGCCCGTGCGACCCTCCGGTTCCGCGGCGGAACCGGACGGCCTGGAGGACAGACTCCAACGGTTCGCGACCATCTGGAGCCGCGCCGTCTTCCCCGTCACGGCCACGTCGCTGACCCGTTCCGAGGTCGAGCAGCACCTGCTGCCGCTCGCCCGCGACCTGTGCGCCGCCCTGCACGCCTGGCCGTTCGACCCGGCGCCCGCGCACCGCGTGGGTGCCGCCCTGGTGGCCGCGCACTGCACCGATCCGGACGCGCTCAGCCGCAGCCTCGGCGTGGTCGACTCCTACCTGGTGCTGTACTGCGGCGGTGACGGGGAGGGCGGCGCGGCCGAGGAACTCCGGGCCCGCTGTGCCCGGCTCCAGCACGCCCTGGCGGCCGGCTTCGCCCAGGCGCTGCGCGAGCGGACCCTCGTCGAGCAGGAGGCCATCGCCCGCTCCGCGCTCATGGCCCGCAGCTTCGCCGAGCAGGCCCTGCACGCCACCGAGGCGCGCTTCCGCGCCGTCTTCGAGGGCGCGGCCGTCGGCATCGGCATCGCCGACCTCGACGGCAACATACTGGAGGTCAACGGCGCCCTCACCCGGATGTTCGGCGGCCTGGAGCACCATGTGCGCGGCCGCAGGGTCAGCGAGTGGGTGCACCCCGAGGACGCGCCGCACGTCTGGAAGCTCTACGGGGAGCTGGTGCGCGGCGAACGGGAGGACTTCCGGGTCGAGAAGCCCTTCTACCGCGGTGACGGCACCGTCCTGTGGACCAACCTCACCGTCTCCCTGCTGCGGGACGCCGAGGGCCGCCCGCAGTACCAGCTGGCGCTGATGGAGGACACCACCGAGCGCCGGCTGCTCAACCTTCGGCTGCGGTACGAGGCGACCCACGACGCGCTGACCGGGCTGCCCAACCGGACCCTGTTCTTCGAGCGGCTCGACAAGGTGCTGACCGCGCCCGACGGCACCCGCTTCGGGCTCTGCTACCTCGACCTCGACGGCTTCAAGGCCATCAACGACAGCCTCGGCCACGCGGCCGGCGACCGGCTGCTCGTCGAGGTCGCCGACCGGCTCCAGTCCGTCGCGACCGGGCCGGGCGAGATGGTCGCCCGCCTCGGCGGCGACGAGTTCGTGGCGCTCACCACCGGCGCGGACACCGAGCAGCAGGCCGACGAGCTGGCCCACCGCATCCTCGCCGCCCTCTCCACGCCGGTCCGCCTGGACGGCCGCGAGCTGACCGTCCGCGGCAGTGTCGGCGTCGTCGAGGGGCCGGCCGGCGAACGCGGTCCGGCGGAGGTGCTCCGCAGCGCCGACATCACCATGTACCGGGCCAAATCGCGGGGCGGGAACCGGTTCGAGCGGGCCGACCCCGAGGCGGACGCCCGCGCCATCACCCGGCACGGCCTGACCACCGCGCTGCCGGCGGCCCTGGACCGGGGCGAGTTCTTCATCGAGTACCAGCCGCTGGTGCACCTCGGGGACGGCAGCGTGCACGGCGCTGAGGCGCTGGTGCGCTGGTGCCACCCGCAGCACGGGGTGCTCGGCCCCGACCGGTTCATCCCGCTCGCCGAACACACCGGACTGATCGTGCCGCTCGGCCGCTGGGTGCTCCAGGAGGCGGTGCGCCAGGCCAGGTTCTGGAACCGGAGCCACGCCGACGGCGGCCCCCTGCGCATCAACGTCAACCTGTCGCCGACACAGCTGCACCACCCGAACCTGGTCGCCGACACCGTCGACGTCCTGGAGCGTTCCGGCCTCGACCCGGGCGCGCTGTGCCTGGAGGTCACCGAGTCCGCGCTGATCGGCGCCGACGAGGACCTCCTCAAGCCGCTGCGGCAACTGGCCGACATGGGCGTGGACATAGCCCTGGACGACTTCGGCACGGGATACTCCAATCTGGCCAACCTGCGCCGGCTGCCGGTCAGTGTGCTGAAGCTCGACCGCTCCTTCACCCAGAGCATGCAGCAGCACCCGATCGACCCGGTCGACCTGAAGATCGTCGAAGGGATCGTCTCCCTGGCGCACAGCCTGGAACTCGCCGTGACGGTGGAGGGCGTCGAGACGGGCGCGCAGGCGGAACAACTGCGGGAACTGGGCTGCGACACGGCACAGGGCTGGTACTACGCCCGCCCCGGCGCCCCGGACCGCATCCACTCGCTCGTCCTCGCCGACGCGGTCTAG
- a CDS encoding SAM-dependent methyltransferase: MERPAWAPPGIDISVPSVSRIYDYYLGGSHNFEVDREAARKAMEFMPGLPKVMQANRAFMRRAVRYAVAEGVTQFLDIGSGIPTFGNVHEVARAADPESRVLYVDHDPVAVAHSRAVLADEDRAAVVNADLRKPHDIIAAPETGDLLDLDRPVALLLVAVLHFVADADEPERALAELRDALAPGSLLILTHASYEGIPLSQERASGTVGVYNEIRNPLIMRTRDEVTRFFDGFEMVEPGLVSMPEWRPENPVDQEDPYAFSGFAGVGRKR, encoded by the coding sequence ATGGAGCGTCCCGCCTGGGCCCCGCCGGGCATCGACATTTCGGTGCCGAGCGTGTCCCGCATCTACGACTACTACCTGGGCGGCTCGCACAACTTCGAAGTGGACCGGGAAGCGGCCCGCAAGGCCATGGAGTTCATGCCGGGTCTCCCCAAGGTCATGCAGGCCAACCGCGCGTTCATGCGCCGCGCGGTGCGGTACGCGGTCGCCGAGGGCGTCACCCAGTTCCTCGACATAGGCTCCGGCATCCCCACCTTCGGCAACGTCCACGAGGTCGCCCGGGCCGCCGACCCCGAGTCGCGGGTCCTGTACGTGGACCACGACCCGGTGGCCGTCGCCCACAGCCGGGCCGTCCTGGCGGACGAGGACAGGGCGGCGGTCGTCAACGCCGACCTCCGCAAGCCCCACGACATCATCGCCGCCCCCGAGACCGGCGACCTGCTGGACCTCGACCGGCCGGTCGCCCTGCTCCTGGTCGCCGTACTGCACTTCGTCGCGGACGCCGACGAGCCGGAGCGGGCGCTCGCCGAACTCCGCGACGCCCTCGCCCCCGGCAGCCTGCTGATCCTCACCCACGCCTCCTACGAGGGCATCCCGCTGTCCCAGGAACGGGCGAGCGGCACCGTGGGCGTCTACAACGAGATCCGCAACCCGCTGATCATGCGCACGCGCGACGAGGTGACCCGCTTCTTCGACGGGTTCGAGATGGTCGAACCGGGCCTGGTGTCCATGCCCGAGTGGCGGCCCGAGAACCCGGTCGACCAGGAGGATCCATACGCCTTCTCGGGCTTCGCAGGGGTGGGGCGCAAGCGTTGA
- a CDS encoding SCO0930 family lipoprotein: protein MKTWRNASLALSAAAVLALTTACGQEKGATAPAGSVGAAAPAGAPAENGAGYGSGSGYGSGAGSGGQAAAAKPAGQLAVWDSKELGKVVTDSEGLTLYRFDKDTPNPPKSNCEGDCAKAWPVVAADGAKPPAGVDASLMGEVTRADGTKQLTIDGWPMYRYAKDTKPGETKGQGVGGTWFAAAPDGKKAALGGDEGAAEEQDGGGAPADLAGLSVRKDPKLGEVVVDKNGMTVYRFEKDSAWPMKTACTGECLEKWPVVAPVDKNDTEGINLKGYTVFNRPDGIKQQTIDCWPLYTFAGDKKPGDTNGQGVGGTWFAISPAGKMVGASK, encoded by the coding sequence ATGAAGACCTGGCGGAACGCCTCGCTCGCGCTGTCCGCGGCGGCCGTGCTCGCGCTGACGACGGCGTGCGGTCAGGAGAAGGGTGCCACGGCCCCCGCCGGTTCGGTCGGCGCCGCCGCGCCGGCGGGGGCCCCGGCCGAGAACGGCGCCGGATACGGTTCGGGTTCCGGCTACGGATCGGGTGCCGGTTCCGGGGGCCAGGCCGCCGCCGCCAAGCCGGCCGGCCAGCTCGCCGTGTGGGACAGCAAGGAACTCGGCAAGGTCGTCACCGACAGCGAGGGCCTCACGCTCTACCGCTTCGACAAGGACACGCCGAACCCGCCCAAGTCCAACTGCGAGGGCGACTGCGCCAAGGCCTGGCCCGTGGTGGCCGCCGACGGCGCGAAGCCCCCGGCCGGGGTCGACGCCTCCCTCATGGGCGAGGTGACCCGCGCCGACGGCACCAAGCAACTCACCATCGACGGCTGGCCGATGTACCGGTACGCCAAGGACACCAAGCCGGGCGAGACCAAGGGCCAGGGCGTGGGCGGCACCTGGTTCGCCGCCGCTCCCGACGGCAAGAAGGCCGCCCTCGGCGGCGACGAGGGTGCCGCCGAGGAGCAGGACGGCGGCGGGGCCCCGGCCGACCTGGCGGGTCTGTCCGTCCGCAAGGACCCCAAGCTCGGCGAGGTCGTCGTGGACAAGAACGGCATGACGGTCTACCGGTTCGAGAAGGACTCGGCGTGGCCCATGAAGACCGCGTGCACCGGCGAGTGCCTGGAGAAGTGGCCGGTCGTCGCTCCGGTGGACAAGAACGACACCGAGGGCATCAACCTCAAGGGGTACACGGTGTTCAACCGCCCCGACGGCATCAAGCAGCAGACCATCGACTGCTGGCCGCTGTACACCTTCGCGGGCGACAAGAAGCCCGGTGACACCAACGGTCAGGGCGTGGGCGGCACCTGGTTCGCCATCTCGCCCGCCGGAAAGATGGTCGGGGCGTCCAAGTAG
- a CDS encoding DUF4239 domain-containing protein, with protein MSEWLVLSIAMAAACAVVLTIVVINNRRIGDDDDPSETPDVLEYMTMMIGVVYAIVLGLAIAGVWEGRSAAQESVRQEAQALHEVSARAEVWPADVRARIRADVNAYVSHVVDDEWQAMAERGELTAKGTELLERVRRSVSDYRPADAHEGEAYQPMVDQVAVADDARSARAENAGATMPGVVWFGLITGALITVGLIFTLQIRRTFRELLLAGLFSALIAFLLFLIWALDAPFGRGISATTDPFLNAFPHLENLGG; from the coding sequence TTGTCGGAATGGCTTGTCCTGTCCATCGCGATGGCCGCCGCCTGCGCGGTCGTCCTGACCATCGTCGTCATCAACAACCGCCGGATCGGCGACGACGACGACCCGTCCGAAACACCGGACGTCCTCGAGTACATGACGATGATGATCGGCGTCGTGTACGCGATCGTGCTGGGCCTGGCGATCGCCGGCGTCTGGGAGGGGCGCAGCGCCGCCCAGGAGAGCGTCCGCCAGGAGGCCCAGGCCCTGCACGAGGTGTCCGCGCGGGCTGAGGTCTGGCCCGCGGACGTCCGCGCCCGCATCCGCGCCGACGTCAACGCGTACGTGTCGCACGTCGTCGACGACGAGTGGCAGGCGATGGCCGAACGCGGCGAGCTGACCGCCAAGGGCACCGAGCTGCTGGAGCGGGTGCGCCGCAGCGTCTCGGACTACCGGCCGGCCGACGCCCACGAGGGCGAGGCCTACCAGCCGATGGTGGACCAAGTGGCGGTGGCGGACGACGCGCGCAGCGCCCGTGCCGAGAACGCGGGGGCCACCATGCCCGGCGTGGTGTGGTTCGGCCTGATCACCGGCGCCCTGATCACCGTGGGCCTGATCTTCACGCTCCAGATCCGGCGCACGTTCCGCGAGCTGCTGCTGGCCGGCCTCTTCAGCGCCCTGATCGCCTTCCTGCTGTTCCTGATCTGGGCCCTGGACGCGCCATTCGGCCGGGGGATCTCCGCGACCACGGACCCCTTCCTCAACGCCTTCCCGCACCTGGAGAACCTGGGAGGCTGA
- a CDS encoding class F sortase has product MGRGLYHSGFELRRRSPWGALALVMLSGLAMVRNGVDSEPGPPQPAPAAVSESRRTGVAPVPPAGLRALAYAPASRIRIESIDVDAPVMDVGLDQAGWIEAPPAQDPNMAGWYQNGISPGQRGTSVIVGHVDNEAGPAVFYGLGSLKRGGHVEVTRYDGRVAVFEVYGVEVFSKEDFPGVRVYGDTGQPELRVITCGGGYSKAHGYDGNVVAFARLVATR; this is encoded by the coding sequence ATGGGCAGGGGCCTGTACCACAGTGGCTTCGAGTTGAGGAGACGCTCACCGTGGGGGGCGCTGGCTCTGGTGATGCTCTCCGGTCTGGCGATGGTGCGGAACGGCGTCGACAGCGAGCCCGGCCCGCCCCAGCCGGCCCCCGCCGCCGTCTCCGAGAGCCGCCGGACCGGTGTGGCCCCGGTGCCGCCCGCCGGGCTGCGGGCGCTCGCGTACGCCCCCGCCTCCCGGATCCGTATCGAGTCGATCGACGTGGACGCCCCGGTCATGGACGTGGGGCTGGACCAGGCGGGCTGGATCGAGGCGCCGCCGGCCCAGGACCCGAACATGGCGGGCTGGTACCAGAACGGCATCTCACCGGGGCAGCGCGGTACGTCGGTGATCGTCGGCCACGTGGACAACGAGGCGGGCCCCGCGGTCTTCTACGGCCTGGGGTCGCTCAAGCGGGGCGGGCACGTGGAGGTGACGCGCTACGACGGGCGCGTGGCCGTCTTCGAGGTGTACGGCGTCGAGGTGTTCTCCAAGGAGGACTTCCCCGGGGTGCGGGTGTACGGGGACACCGGGCAGCCGGAGCTACGGGTGATCACCTGCGGTGGGGGCTACTCCAAGGCCCACGGCTACGACGGCAACGTGGTCGCCTTCGCGCGGCTGGTCGCCACGCGCTGA
- a CDS encoding polysaccharide deacetylase family protein, with amino-acid sequence MKSDQLPTSRRMVLRIAAALGATTTFGLFALERTGSPARPAPPAPPGAAGPPAGPRLGAPAGPRLAPSSYRLQPMTAYAPPRYRRALPPVRQRPFLRVSGAGRSMVLSFDDGPDPQYTPAILRTLREHDVRAMFFVCGEMAAVNQDLLREMADDGHVVGNHSWSHPLIPKLRPSRIRDELGSTSDLIERTLGTPPLWYRAPYGAWNRHSFEIGAELGMEPLAWTVDTLDWKEPGTGPIVRRVLDGAGPGVVVLSHDAGGDRSQSVAALRTYLPELLAAGYHLTVPRR; translated from the coding sequence ATGAAATCAGATCAATTGCCCACCTCGCGGCGGATGGTGCTGCGCATCGCCGCCGCCCTGGGGGCCACCACCACCTTCGGGCTCTTCGCCCTGGAACGGACGGGCTCCCCCGCCCGCCCCGCCCCTCCCGCACCCCCCGGTGCCGCCGGCCCCCCGGCCGGCCCCCGGCTCGGCGCCCCGGCGGGCCCCCGGCTGGCACCCTCCTCGTACCGCCTCCAGCCCATGACCGCGTACGCCCCGCCCCGGTACCGGCGCGCCCTGCCCCCGGTGCGCCAGCGGCCCTTCCTGCGGGTCTCCGGAGCCGGCCGGTCCATGGTCCTCTCCTTCGACGACGGACCCGACCCCCAGTACACGCCCGCCATCCTCCGCACCCTGCGCGAGCACGACGTGCGCGCCATGTTCTTCGTCTGCGGCGAGATGGCGGCCGTGAACCAGGACCTCCTGCGGGAGATGGCCGACGACGGGCACGTGGTGGGCAACCACTCCTGGTCCCACCCGCTGATCCCGAAGCTCCGCCCCTCCCGCATCCGCGACGAACTCGGCAGCACCAGCGACCTGATCGAACGGACCCTCGGCACCCCGCCCCTGTGGTACCGGGCGCCCTACGGCGCCTGGAACCGGCACTCCTTCGAGATCGGGGCCGAACTGGGCATGGAACCGCTCGCCTGGACCGTGGACACGCTGGACTGGAAGGAACCCGGCACGGGCCCGATCGTCCGCCGCGTCCTGGACGGCGCCGGGCCGGGCGTCGTCGTCCTCTCCCACGACGCGGGCGGCGACCGCTCCCAGAGCGTGGCCGCGCTCCGCACCTACCTGCCCGAACTCCTCGCCGCCGGCTACCACCTCACCGTGCCCCGCCGGTGA
- a CDS encoding amino acid permease, translating into MAGIRAGQGILRRKPIALIDEGGEEERLTRTLGLWQLTAIGVGGIIGAGIFTLAGTVANGTAGPAVLVSFLIAGVASAAAALSYAEFAGLIPKAGSAYTYGYAVLGELVGWLIGWDLLLEYTAIVAVVAIGISGYFNFLLGEVGAELPAWMLGAPGTGEGHKVDLFAAVLCLLIAYLLTLGIKNAARFETVVVVLKVLVVLLVIVVGFFHITTDNYTPFFPYGVGGAFTGAATVFFAVFGYDAMSTAAEESKDAQRHMPKAILYSLAISMVLYVLACLVLTGMQNYTEIDPESGFSTAFKSVGLDALADVIAVGAIIGILTVMFTFMLGVTRVWFSMSRDGLLPRWFAKTHPTRHVPTRVTWIVGVASALIAGFLPIGEAAELTNIGILLAFVVVCVAVIVLRYKRPELPRTFRTPGMPFVPAIGVVFSLWLITFLQARTWARFAVWFAIGLVVYFAYSYRQSNLAKAGTDGTAKADGPAGPPAP; encoded by the coding sequence ATGGCCGGAATCCGTGCGGGGCAGGGAATTCTGCGCCGCAAACCCATCGCACTGATCGACGAGGGCGGCGAGGAGGAGAGGCTCACCCGGACCCTGGGGCTGTGGCAGCTCACCGCCATCGGGGTCGGTGGCATCATCGGCGCCGGCATCTTCACCCTCGCCGGGACGGTCGCCAACGGCACGGCGGGCCCCGCGGTGCTCGTCTCGTTCCTGATCGCGGGCGTCGCCAGCGCGGCCGCCGCGCTCAGCTACGCCGAGTTCGCGGGCCTGATCCCGAAAGCGGGTTCGGCGTACACCTACGGCTACGCGGTGCTCGGCGAACTCGTGGGCTGGCTGATCGGCTGGGACCTGCTGCTGGAGTACACCGCGATCGTCGCGGTCGTCGCGATCGGCATCTCCGGCTACTTCAACTTCCTGCTCGGGGAGGTCGGTGCGGAGCTGCCCGCCTGGATGCTGGGCGCGCCGGGGACGGGCGAGGGCCACAAGGTCGACCTGTTCGCGGCGGTGCTGTGCCTGCTGATCGCCTACCTGCTCACGCTCGGCATCAAGAACGCGGCCCGTTTCGAGACGGTCGTGGTGGTGCTGAAGGTGCTGGTGGTCCTGCTGGTGATCGTGGTCGGCTTCTTCCACATCACGACCGACAACTACACGCCGTTCTTCCCGTATGGGGTCGGCGGCGCCTTCACCGGTGCGGCGACGGTGTTCTTCGCGGTGTTCGGGTACGACGCCATGTCGACGGCGGCCGAGGAGTCCAAGGACGCGCAGCGGCACATGCCCAAGGCGATCCTGTACTCCCTCGCCATCTCGATGGTGCTCTACGTGCTGGCCTGCCTGGTGCTGACGGGCATGCAGAACTACACGGAGATCGACCCGGAGAGCGGCTTCTCGACCGCCTTCAAGTCGGTGGGCCTGGACGCCCTGGCGGACGTCATCGCGGTGGGCGCCATCATCGGCATCCTCACGGTCATGTTCACGTTCATGCTGGGTGTCACGCGTGTGTGGTTCTCCATGTCCCGGGACGGGCTGCTGCCGCGCTGGTTCGCCAAGACGCACCCGACGCGGCACGTGCCGACCCGTGTGACCTGGATCGTCGGCGTCGCGTCGGCGCTCATCGCGGGCTTCCTGCCGATCGGCGAGGCGGCCGAGCTGACCAACATCGGGATCCTGCTGGCGTTCGTCGTCGTGTGCGTGGCCGTGATCGTGCTGCGCTACAAGCGGCCGGAGCTGCCCCGCACGTTCCGCACGCCGGGGATGCCGTTCGTGCCGGCGATCGGCGTGGTCTTCTCCCTCTGGCTGATCACGTTCCTCCAGGCGCGGACGTGGGCCCGGTTCGCCGTGTGGTTCGCGATCGGGCTGGTGGTCTACTTCGCCTACTCGTACCGCCAGTCGAACCTGGCGAAGGCCGGGACCGACGGCACGGCGAAGGCGGACGGGCCGGCCGGCCCGCCCGCGCCGTAG
- a CDS encoding CapA family protein — protein MTTPRMRRRTTVTVAAVLLSAAAGCAGAPPESHTAPVPAGRAGHAAPSSAGSAATAPARGFTLVASGDVLPHASIIRQAQADAGGDGYDFRPMLAGVAPVVSKADLAICHMETVYGKAGGPYTGYPSFKSPPEVATALAATGYDSCSTASNHTLDDGVAGLGRTLDALDKVGVRHAGSARNAAEAARPTLLKAGGATVAHLAYTYGTNGIPVPQDRTWSVNLIDQDKILADARAARKAGADVVVVSLHWGTEWQTAPDDKQLSLGRSLTASATGGRPDVDLIIGTHAHVPQAYEKVNGTWVVYGMGDQIAGDMINYNGAFDPRGNQGTIGRFTFAPPTTPGGRWDVAKAEFLPQWFNTGTGRVVNLNAAIKGGENHTGVRDTIQRVVLSRGAAEDGLVMGE, from the coding sequence ATGACCACCCCACGCATGCGACGACGGACCACGGTGACGGTGGCCGCCGTCCTCCTCTCCGCGGCGGCAGGCTGTGCCGGTGCGCCACCCGAGTCGCACACCGCGCCGGTACCGGCGGGCCGCGCGGGCCACGCCGCCCCCTCCTCGGCGGGCAGTGCCGCCACGGCGCCCGCACGCGGCTTCACGCTCGTGGCCAGCGGCGACGTCCTGCCGCACGCCTCGATCATCCGGCAGGCCCAGGCGGACGCCGGCGGCGACGGCTACGACTTCCGCCCCATGCTCGCCGGGGTCGCACCCGTCGTGAGCAAGGCCGACCTGGCCATCTGCCACATGGAGACGGTCTACGGAAAGGCGGGCGGCCCCTACACCGGCTACCCGTCCTTCAAGTCACCGCCCGAGGTCGCCACCGCCCTCGCGGCCACCGGCTACGACTCCTGCTCCACCGCCTCCAACCACACCCTGGACGACGGTGTCGCCGGGCTCGGCCGCACCCTGGACGCCCTGGACAAGGTGGGCGTCCGTCACGCCGGTTCGGCCCGCAACGCCGCCGAGGCCGCCCGGCCCACGCTGCTCAAGGCCGGCGGCGCCACGGTCGCCCACCTGGCGTACACCTACGGCACCAACGGCATCCCCGTCCCGCAGGACAGGACCTGGTCGGTCAACCTGATCGACCAGGACAAGATCCTCGCCGACGCGCGCGCGGCCCGGAAGGCCGGCGCCGACGTCGTCGTGGTCAGCCTCCACTGGGGCACCGAGTGGCAGACCGCCCCCGACGACAAGCAGCTGAGCCTCGGGCGGAGCCTCACCGCGTCGGCCACCGGCGGACGCCCGGACGTCGACCTCATCATCGGCACGCACGCCCACGTGCCGCAGGCGTACGAGAAGGTCAACGGCACCTGGGTCGTCTACGGGATGGGCGACCAGATCGCCGGCGACATGATCAACTACAACGGCGCCTTCGACCCGCGCGGCAACCAGGGCACCATCGGCCGCTTCACCTTCGCCCCGCCCACCACGCCCGGCGGCCGCTGGGACGTGGCGAAGGCGGAGTTCCTCCCGCAGTGGTTCAACACGGGGACGGGCCGGGTGGTCAACCTCAACGCGGCGATCAAGGGCGGTGAGAACCACACCGGGGTGCGCGACACGATCCAACGGGTCGTCCTCAGCCGTGGCGCGGCCGAGGACGGGCTGGTCATGGGGGAGTAG
- a CDS encoding sigma-70 family RNA polymerase sigma factor, translated as MATATTDERALEELQRDHGPALMSFLLGLTYGDRQRAEDLLQETLVRAWQHPEAFEAPYASMRPWLFTVGRRLAIDARRSRMARPAEIGDGVLDGTPDPSDVTESAVAALDVRAAVRELSPEHRAVLERIYFDGLSVKEAAADLGIPAGTVKSRSYYALRALGRCLPGYSRSLSDSLPA; from the coding sequence ATGGCGACGGCGACCACCGACGAGCGGGCCCTGGAGGAGCTCCAGCGTGACCACGGACCCGCCCTGATGAGCTTCCTGCTCGGCCTGACGTACGGCGACAGGCAGCGCGCCGAGGACCTGCTCCAGGAGACGCTGGTGCGCGCCTGGCAGCACCCCGAGGCCTTCGAGGCCCCCTACGCGTCGATGCGCCCGTGGCTCTTCACCGTCGGCCGGCGCCTCGCCATCGACGCCCGCCGGTCCCGGATGGCCCGCCCCGCCGAGATCGGGGACGGCGTGCTCGACGGCACGCCCGACCCGTCGGACGTCACCGAGTCCGCCGTCGCCGCGCTGGACGTACGGGCGGCGGTACGGGAGCTGAGCCCCGAGCACCGCGCGGTGCTGGAGCGGATCTACTTCGACGGGCTGTCCGTGAAGGAGGCGGCCGCCGATCTGGGTATACCGGCCGGGACGGTCAAGTCGCGCTCGTACTACGCGCTGCGGGCACTCGGACGGTGCCTGCCGGGCTACAGCCGCTCGCTCTCCGATTCCCTCCCGGCCTGA
- a CDS encoding DUF6296 family protein translates to MGSHEHYELDFGREDVVRVHRTDRKGAGGHPVYADDTGIVLAEISDRGEVRMVASGGHQDLPLTVHARPVQPH, encoded by the coding sequence ATGGGCAGTCATGAGCACTACGAGCTGGACTTCGGCCGGGAGGACGTCGTACGGGTGCACCGCACCGACCGCAAGGGCGCCGGCGGGCATCCGGTCTACGCGGACGACACGGGCATCGTCCTGGCGGAGATCAGCGACCGGGGCGAGGTGCGCATGGTCGCCAGCGGCGGCCACCAGGACCTGCCCCTCACGGTCCACGCCCGCCCGGTGCAGCCCCACTGA